One segment of Taeniopygia guttata chromosome 17, bTaeGut7.mat, whole genome shotgun sequence DNA contains the following:
- the GAPVD1 gene encoding GTPase-activating protein and VPS9 domain-containing protein 1 isoform X3 yields the protein MVKLDIHTLAHHLKQERLYVSSEKQLIQRLNADVLKTAERLYRTAWISKQQRINLDRLIITSAEASPAECCQHAKILEDTQFVDGYKQLGFQETAYGEFLNRLRENPRLIASCLVAGEKLNQDNTQSVIHTVFTSIYGNCIMQEDESYLLQVLRYLIEFELKESDNPRRLLRRGTCAFSILFKLFSEGLFSAKLFLTATLHEPIMQLLVEDEDHLETDANKLIERFSPVQQEKLFGEKGTEKFKQRVQEMVDSNEAKLVTLVNKFIGYLKQNTYCFPHSLRWIVSQMYKTLSCVDRLEVGEVRAMCTDLLLACFICPAIVNPEQYGIISDAPINEVARFNLMQVGRLLQQLAMTGSEEGDPRTKSNLAKFDKSCVAAFLDVVIDGRAVETPPMSAVNLLEGLSRTVVYMTYSQLTALVGFMRNVMSSDQLKEDRMALENLLANLPQNKPGKSSSLEMTPYNTPQLSPATTPANKKNRLPIGQQLAAITAWDTSATNLSAHITLVTPFATRSRSRSNMLMDQHGDHEGSSQETIPEVQPEEVLVISLGTGPQITPGMMSENEVLNMQLADGGQGDVPIDENKLHGKPDKTLRFSLCSDNLEGISEGPSNRSNSVSSLDLEGESVSELGAGPSGSNGVEALQLLEHEQATTQDNLDDKLRKFEIRDMMGLTDDRDISETVSETWSTDVLGSDFDPNIDEDRLQEIAGAAAENMLGSLLCLPGSGSVLLDPCTGSTISETTSEAWSVEVLPSDSEAPDLKQEERLQELESCSGLGSTSDDTDVREVSSRPSTPGLSVVSGISATSEDIPNKIEDLRSECSSDFGGKDSVTSPDMDETAHGASQLTSPPSQTDSLLALFDPLSSNEGVSTVVRPKVHYARPSHPPPDPPILEGAVGGNEARLPNFGCHALIPTDLEAFKQRHSYPERLVRSRSSDIVSSVRRPMSDPGWNRRAGNEDRELPMASSSAGAAVLAAASQSSSSSPSKDSSRGEIEDRKDSDDEKSDRNKPWWRKRFASAMPKAPIPFRKKEKQEKDKDDMVPDRYATLQDDPSPRLSAQAQAAEDILDKYRNAIKRTSPSEGAIVNYDSAEAIGDGESMHDSPRDEALQNMSADDLPDSASQVAQPQGSAFSYRDAKKKLRLALCSADSVALPMLTHSTRNGLPDHTDPEDNEIVCFLKVQLAEAINLQDKNLMAQLQETMRCVSRFDNRTCRKLLASIAEDYRKRAPYIAYLTRCRQGLQTTQAHLERLLQRVLRDKEVANRYFTTVCVRLLLESKEKKIREFIQDFQKLTAADDKTAQVEDFLQFLYGAMAQDAIWQNASEEQLQDAQLAIERSVMNRIFKLAFYPNQDGDILRDQVLHEHIQRLSKVVTANHKALQIPEVYLREAPWPSAQSEIRTISAYKTPRDKVQCILRMCSTIMNLLSLANEDSVPGADDFIPVLVFVLIKANPPCLLSTVQYISSFYANCLSGEESYWWMQFTAAVEFIKTIDDRK from the exons ATGGTGAAGCTGGACATCCACACGCTGGCCCACCACCTGAAGCAGGAGCGGCTGTACGTCAGCTCGGAGAAGCAGCTGATCCAGCGGCTCAACGCCGACGTGCTGAAGACGGCAGAGCGGCTGTACCGCACGGCCTGGATCTCCAAACAGCAGCGCATCAACCTGGACAGGCTCATCATCACCAG tgcTGAAGCTTCTCCTGCTGAGTGTTGCCAGCACGCAAAAATCTTGGAGGACACACAGTTTGTGGACGGGTACAAGCAGTTGGGATTCCAGGAGACTGCTTACGGAGAATTCCTGAACAGACTGAGGGAGAACCCCAGGCTTATTGCGTCCTGCCTGGTTGCTGGAGAGAAGCTCAACCAGGACAACACCCAGAGTGTCATTCACACCGTCTTCACCTCCATCTATGGCAACTGCATCATGCAGGAGGATGAGAGTTACCTGCTGCAGGTGCTCCGCTACCTGATCGAGTTTGAGCTGAAGGAAAGCGACAACCCCAGGCGGCTGCTGAGACGAGGCACCTGTGCCTTCAGCATCTTGTTCAAGCTTTTCTCTGAAGGACTCTTCTCTGCAAAACTTTTTCTTACTGCTACCTTACATGAGCCAATCATGCAGCTTCTGGTTGAAGATGAAGACCACCTGGAAACCGATGCAAACAAGTTAATAGAGAGATTCTCCCCAGTACAGCAGGAAAAGTTATTTGGAGAGAAAGGCACAGAAAAGTTCAAGCAGAGAGTCCAAGAGATGGTTGACTCCAACGAGGCCAAGCTGGTGACCCTGGTCAACAAATTCATTGGCTATCTCAAACAAAACACGTACTGCTTTCCTCACAGCCTGAGGTGGATTGTGTCGCAGATGTACAAAACACTGTCCTGTGTGGACAGGCTGGAGGTGGGTGAGGTCAGAGCCATGTGCACAGATCTTCTTCTGGCCTGCTTCATCTGCCCTGCCATCGTCAACCCCGAGCAGTACGGCATCATTTCTGATGCTCCCATCAACGAGGTGGCAAGGTTTAATCTGATGCAG GTTGGGAGacttctgcagcagctggcaaTGACAGGCTCTGAGGAGGGAGATCCACGTACAAAGAGCAACCTGGCTAAATTTGACAAA AGCTGTGTTGCTGCTTTCCTGGACGTGGTGATCGACGGGCGCGCGGTCGAGACTCCCCCGATGTCGGCCGTGAACCTGCTGGAGGGGCTGAGCCGCACCGTGGTGTACATGACCTACAGCCAGCTCACTGCCCTG GTTGGCTTCATGCGGAACGTGATGTCAAGCGATCAACTTAAGGAAGATCGGATGGCTTTGGAAAACTTGCTGGCAAATTTACCCCAGAACAagccagggaaaagcagcagccttGAAATGACTCCATATAACACCCCCCAGCTTTCTCCTGCAACTACTCCAGCTAACAAAAAGAACCGACTGCCCATAG GACAGCAGTTGGCAGCGATTACTGCCTGGGATACCTCTGCTACCAATCTGTCAGCTCACATAACTCTAGTAACCCCTTTTG ccACTCGAAGCAGAAGTAGATCAAACATGCTAATGGACCAGCACGGAGATCATGAAGGATCCTCCCAGGAAACTATTCCAGAAGTTCAGCCAGAAGAAGTGCTGGTGATTTCTTTGGGGACAGGTCCACAGATTACTCCAGGAATGATGTCAGAAAATGAG GTGTTAAATATGCAGCTTGCAGATGGCGGGCAAGGAGATGTCCCCATCGACGAGAACAAACTCCATGGTAAACCTGATAAAACCTTGCGCTTTTCCCTCTGCAGTGATAATCTGGAAGGAATATCTGAAG GCCCTTCCAATCGCTCCAACTCGGTGTCCTCCCTGGATCTGGAGGGGGAGTCGGTGTCGGAGCTGGGCGCGGGCCCCTCCGGCAGCAACGGCGTTgaggctctgcagctgctggagcacgAGCAAG CCACAACTCAGGATAACCTGGATGACAAGCTCCGGAAGTTTGAAATCCGTGACATGATGGGTTTGACTGATGACAGAGACATTTCAGAAACTGTGAGTGAAACCTGGAGCACAGATGTCTTGGGAAGCGACTTCGACCCCAACATCGACGAGGACCGGCTGCAGGAAATCGCAG gtgcagctgcagagaacaTGCTAGGCAGCTTGCTGTGTTTGCCAGGTTCAGGATCCGTGTTGCTTGATCCCTGCACAGGTTCAACCATATCAGAAACCACAAGTGAGGCGTGGAGTGTGGAAGTATTACCAAGTGATTCAG AAGCTCCAGATTTAAAGCAGGAGGAAAGactccaggagctggagagctgctctgggctgggtaGCACGTCTGATGACACAGATGTGAGGGAGGTCAGCTCTCGGCCCAGCACCCCCGGCCTCAGCGTTGTGTCAG GTATTAGTGCAACATCTGAAGATATTCCTAACAAGATTGAGGATCTCAGGTCTGAATGTAGCTCTGACTTCGGGGGAAAAGATTCTGTAACAAGTCCTGACATGGATGAAACAGCCCATG GAGCCAGTCAGTTGACATCTCCTCCTTCTCAGACAGATTCTTTGCTTGCATTGTTTGACCCTCTGTCCTCAAATGAGG GTGTATCCACTGTAGTGAGGCCTAAAGTGCACTATGCAAGACCCTCTCACCCACCTCCAGATCCACCCATCCTGGAAGGAGCCGTGGGAGGCAACGAGGCCCGGCTGCCCAACTTCGGGTGCCACGCTTTGATCCCGACGGACCTGGAAGCCTTCAAGCAGAGACATTCCTACCCGGAGAGGCTGGTCCGCAGCAGGAGCTCCGACATCGTGTCCTCGGTGCGGAGGCCCATGAGCGATCCTGGCTGGAACAGACGTGCTGGCAACGAGGACAGGGAGCTGCCCATGGCCTCCAGCAGCGCCGGGGCAGCGGTGCTGGCGGCCGCCTCTCAGTCGTCATCTTCATCTCCCAGCAAGGACTCCTCCAGGGGAGAG ATTGAGGATCGGAAGGACAGTGATGATGAGAAGTCTGACAGGAACAAGCCCTGGTGGAGGAAACGCTTTGCGTCTGCCATGCCCAAAG CTCCTATTCCAtttaggaagaaagaaaaacaagaaaaagacaaagatgACATGGTGCCTGACAGATATGCAACACTTCAAG ATGATCCCAGCCCAAGGCTCAGTGCACAGGCACAAGCTGCTGAGGACATTCTGGACAAATACAGGAATGCCATCAAGAGAACGAGCCCCAGTGAAGGAGCCATCGTGAACTACGACAGTGCAG AGGCAATTGGGGATGGTGAGAGCATGCACGACTCCCCACGGGATGAGGCTTTGCAGAACATGTCTGCAGACGACCTCCCAGACTCTGCAAGTCAAGTAGCACAGCCACAAGGTTCTGCTTTCTCCTATAG gGATGCAAAGAAGAAATTGAGATTGGCTCTTTGTTCAGCAGATTCTGTTGCCCTCCCGATGCTGACCCATTCAACAAGGAATGGTCTCCCAGACCACACAGACCCTGAAG ATAATGAAATCGTGTGCTTCTTGAAAGTTCAGCTGGCTGAAGCCATCAACCTGCAGGACAAGAACCTGATGGCGCAGCTGCAGGAGACGATGCGCTGCGTGAGCCGCTTCGACAACCGCACCTGCCGCAAGCTGCTGGCCTCCATCGCGGAGGACTACAG GAAAAGAGCTCCATATATTGCTTATTTAACGCGCTGTCGCCAAGGCCTGCAGACGACACAGGCGCACCTGGAGAGGCTCTTGCAGAGAGTCCTGCGAGATAAAGAAGTGGCCAACAGATACTTCACCACAGTCTGTGTGAGGCTACTGCTGGagagcaaggaaaagaaaataagggaGTTCATTCAAG ATTTCCAGAAACTGACGGCAGCAGATGATAAGACGGCGCAAGTGGAGGATTTTCTGCAGTTCCTGTACGGGGCCATGGCTCAGGATGCCATCTGGCAGAATGCCAGcgaggagcagctccaggatgcACAATTAGCCATCGAGCGCAGTGTGATGAATCGCATTTTCAAACTGGCCTTCTACCCCAATCAGGATGGAGACATTCTGCGTGACCA gGTCCTTCACGAGCACATACAGAGGTTGTCCAAAGTAGTGACTGCAAACCACAAGGCACTTCAGATACCTGAG GTGTATCTCCGGGAGGCGCCCTGGCCCTCGGCGCAGTCCGAGATCCGCACCATCAGCGCTTACAAAACCCCCCGGGACAAGGTGCAGTGTATCCTGAGGATGTGCTCCACCATCATGAACCTGCTCAGTCTGGCCAACGAGGATTCCGTACCTGGGGCAGATGATTTTATTCCTGTTCTGGTCTTTGTTCTCATAAAG GCAAACCCCCCTTGCCTGCTGTCCACTGTGCAGTACATCAGCAGTTTCTATGCCAACTGCTTGTCTGGAGAGGAGTCGTACTGGTGGATGCAGTTCACGGCAGCCGTGGAGTTCATCAAAACCATCGATGATCGCAAGTAG
- the GAPVD1 gene encoding GTPase-activating protein and VPS9 domain-containing protein 1 isoform X5, translating to MVKLDIHTLAHHLKQERLYVSSEKQLIQRLNADVLKTAERLYRTAWISKQQRINLDRLIITSAEASPAECCQHAKILEDTQFVDGYKQLGFQETAYGEFLNRLRENPRLIASCLVAGEKLNQDNTQSVIHTVFTSIYGNCIMQEDESYLLQVLRYLIEFELKESDNPRRLLRRGTCAFSILFKLFSEGLFSAKLFLTATLHEPIMQLLVEDEDHLETDANKLIERFSPVQQEKLFGEKGTEKFKQRVQEMVDSNEAKLVTLVNKFIGYLKQNTYCFPHSLRWIVSQMYKTLSCVDRLEVGEVRAMCTDLLLACFICPAIVNPEQYGIISDAPINEVARFNLMQVGRLLQQLAMTGSEEGDPRTKSNLAKFDKSCVAAFLDVVIDGRAVETPPMSAVNLLEGLSRTVVYMTYSQLTALVGFMRNVMSSDQLKEDRMALENLLANLPQNKPGKSSSLEMTPYNTPQLSPATTPANKKNRLPIATRSRSRSNMLMDQHGDHEGSSQETIPEVQPEEVLVISLGTGPQITPGMMSENEVLNMQLADGGQGDVPIDENKLHGPSNRSNSVSSLDLEGESVSELGAGPSGSNGVEALQLLEHEQATTQDNLDDKLRKFEIRDMMGLTDDRDISETVSETWSTDVLGSDFDPNIDEDRLQEIAGAAAENMLGSLLCLPGSGSVLLDPCTGSTISETTSEAWSVEVLPSDSEAPDLKQEERLQELESCSGLGSTSDDTDVREVSSRPSTPGLSVVSGISATSEDIPNKIEDLRSECSSDFGGKDSVTSPDMDETAHGASQLTSPPSQTDSLLALFDPLSSNEGVSTVVRPKVHYARPSHPPPDPPILEGAVGGNEARLPNFGCHALIPTDLEAFKQRHSYPERLVRSRSSDIVSSVRRPMSDPGWNRRAGNEDRELPMASSSAGAAVLAAASQSSSSSPSKDSSRGEIEDRKDSDDEKSDRNKPWWRKRFASAMPKAPIPFRKKEKQEKDKDDMVPDRYATLQDDPSPRLSAQAQAAEDILDKYRNAIKRTSPSEGAIVNYDSAEAIGDGESMHDSPRDEALQNMSADDLPDSASQVAQPQGSAFSYRDAKKKLRLALCSADSVALPMLTHSTRNGLPDHTDPEDNEIVCFLKVQLAEAINLQDKNLMAQLQETMRCVSRFDNRTCRKLLASIAEDYRKRAPYIAYLTRCRQGLQTTQAHLERLLQRVLRDKEVANRYFTTVCVRLLLESKEKKIREFIQDFQKLTAADDKTAQVEDFLQFLYGAMAQDAIWQNASEEQLQDAQLAIERSVMNRIFKLAFYPNQDGDILRDQVLHEHIQRLSKVVTANHKALQIPEVYLREAPWPSAQSEIRTISAYKTPRDKVQCILRMCSTIMNLLSLANEDSVPGADDFIPVLVFVLIKANPPCLLSTVQYISSFYANCLSGEESYWWMQFTAAVEFIKTIDDRK from the exons ATGGTGAAGCTGGACATCCACACGCTGGCCCACCACCTGAAGCAGGAGCGGCTGTACGTCAGCTCGGAGAAGCAGCTGATCCAGCGGCTCAACGCCGACGTGCTGAAGACGGCAGAGCGGCTGTACCGCACGGCCTGGATCTCCAAACAGCAGCGCATCAACCTGGACAGGCTCATCATCACCAG tgcTGAAGCTTCTCCTGCTGAGTGTTGCCAGCACGCAAAAATCTTGGAGGACACACAGTTTGTGGACGGGTACAAGCAGTTGGGATTCCAGGAGACTGCTTACGGAGAATTCCTGAACAGACTGAGGGAGAACCCCAGGCTTATTGCGTCCTGCCTGGTTGCTGGAGAGAAGCTCAACCAGGACAACACCCAGAGTGTCATTCACACCGTCTTCACCTCCATCTATGGCAACTGCATCATGCAGGAGGATGAGAGTTACCTGCTGCAGGTGCTCCGCTACCTGATCGAGTTTGAGCTGAAGGAAAGCGACAACCCCAGGCGGCTGCTGAGACGAGGCACCTGTGCCTTCAGCATCTTGTTCAAGCTTTTCTCTGAAGGACTCTTCTCTGCAAAACTTTTTCTTACTGCTACCTTACATGAGCCAATCATGCAGCTTCTGGTTGAAGATGAAGACCACCTGGAAACCGATGCAAACAAGTTAATAGAGAGATTCTCCCCAGTACAGCAGGAAAAGTTATTTGGAGAGAAAGGCACAGAAAAGTTCAAGCAGAGAGTCCAAGAGATGGTTGACTCCAACGAGGCCAAGCTGGTGACCCTGGTCAACAAATTCATTGGCTATCTCAAACAAAACACGTACTGCTTTCCTCACAGCCTGAGGTGGATTGTGTCGCAGATGTACAAAACACTGTCCTGTGTGGACAGGCTGGAGGTGGGTGAGGTCAGAGCCATGTGCACAGATCTTCTTCTGGCCTGCTTCATCTGCCCTGCCATCGTCAACCCCGAGCAGTACGGCATCATTTCTGATGCTCCCATCAACGAGGTGGCAAGGTTTAATCTGATGCAG GTTGGGAGacttctgcagcagctggcaaTGACAGGCTCTGAGGAGGGAGATCCACGTACAAAGAGCAACCTGGCTAAATTTGACAAA AGCTGTGTTGCTGCTTTCCTGGACGTGGTGATCGACGGGCGCGCGGTCGAGACTCCCCCGATGTCGGCCGTGAACCTGCTGGAGGGGCTGAGCCGCACCGTGGTGTACATGACCTACAGCCAGCTCACTGCCCTG GTTGGCTTCATGCGGAACGTGATGTCAAGCGATCAACTTAAGGAAGATCGGATGGCTTTGGAAAACTTGCTGGCAAATTTACCCCAGAACAagccagggaaaagcagcagccttGAAATGACTCCATATAACACCCCCCAGCTTTCTCCTGCAACTACTCCAGCTAACAAAAAGAACCGACTGCCCATAG ccACTCGAAGCAGAAGTAGATCAAACATGCTAATGGACCAGCACGGAGATCATGAAGGATCCTCCCAGGAAACTATTCCAGAAGTTCAGCCAGAAGAAGTGCTGGTGATTTCTTTGGGGACAGGTCCACAGATTACTCCAGGAATGATGTCAGAAAATGAG GTGTTAAATATGCAGCTTGCAGATGGCGGGCAAGGAGATGTCCCCATCGACGAGAACAAACTCCATG GCCCTTCCAATCGCTCCAACTCGGTGTCCTCCCTGGATCTGGAGGGGGAGTCGGTGTCGGAGCTGGGCGCGGGCCCCTCCGGCAGCAACGGCGTTgaggctctgcagctgctggagcacgAGCAAG CCACAACTCAGGATAACCTGGATGACAAGCTCCGGAAGTTTGAAATCCGTGACATGATGGGTTTGACTGATGACAGAGACATTTCAGAAACTGTGAGTGAAACCTGGAGCACAGATGTCTTGGGAAGCGACTTCGACCCCAACATCGACGAGGACCGGCTGCAGGAAATCGCAG gtgcagctgcagagaacaTGCTAGGCAGCTTGCTGTGTTTGCCAGGTTCAGGATCCGTGTTGCTTGATCCCTGCACAGGTTCAACCATATCAGAAACCACAAGTGAGGCGTGGAGTGTGGAAGTATTACCAAGTGATTCAG AAGCTCCAGATTTAAAGCAGGAGGAAAGactccaggagctggagagctgctctgggctgggtaGCACGTCTGATGACACAGATGTGAGGGAGGTCAGCTCTCGGCCCAGCACCCCCGGCCTCAGCGTTGTGTCAG GTATTAGTGCAACATCTGAAGATATTCCTAACAAGATTGAGGATCTCAGGTCTGAATGTAGCTCTGACTTCGGGGGAAAAGATTCTGTAACAAGTCCTGACATGGATGAAACAGCCCATG GAGCCAGTCAGTTGACATCTCCTCCTTCTCAGACAGATTCTTTGCTTGCATTGTTTGACCCTCTGTCCTCAAATGAGG GTGTATCCACTGTAGTGAGGCCTAAAGTGCACTATGCAAGACCCTCTCACCCACCTCCAGATCCACCCATCCTGGAAGGAGCCGTGGGAGGCAACGAGGCCCGGCTGCCCAACTTCGGGTGCCACGCTTTGATCCCGACGGACCTGGAAGCCTTCAAGCAGAGACATTCCTACCCGGAGAGGCTGGTCCGCAGCAGGAGCTCCGACATCGTGTCCTCGGTGCGGAGGCCCATGAGCGATCCTGGCTGGAACAGACGTGCTGGCAACGAGGACAGGGAGCTGCCCATGGCCTCCAGCAGCGCCGGGGCAGCGGTGCTGGCGGCCGCCTCTCAGTCGTCATCTTCATCTCCCAGCAAGGACTCCTCCAGGGGAGAG ATTGAGGATCGGAAGGACAGTGATGATGAGAAGTCTGACAGGAACAAGCCCTGGTGGAGGAAACGCTTTGCGTCTGCCATGCCCAAAG CTCCTATTCCAtttaggaagaaagaaaaacaagaaaaagacaaagatgACATGGTGCCTGACAGATATGCAACACTTCAAG ATGATCCCAGCCCAAGGCTCAGTGCACAGGCACAAGCTGCTGAGGACATTCTGGACAAATACAGGAATGCCATCAAGAGAACGAGCCCCAGTGAAGGAGCCATCGTGAACTACGACAGTGCAG AGGCAATTGGGGATGGTGAGAGCATGCACGACTCCCCACGGGATGAGGCTTTGCAGAACATGTCTGCAGACGACCTCCCAGACTCTGCAAGTCAAGTAGCACAGCCACAAGGTTCTGCTTTCTCCTATAG gGATGCAAAGAAGAAATTGAGATTGGCTCTTTGTTCAGCAGATTCTGTTGCCCTCCCGATGCTGACCCATTCAACAAGGAATGGTCTCCCAGACCACACAGACCCTGAAG ATAATGAAATCGTGTGCTTCTTGAAAGTTCAGCTGGCTGAAGCCATCAACCTGCAGGACAAGAACCTGATGGCGCAGCTGCAGGAGACGATGCGCTGCGTGAGCCGCTTCGACAACCGCACCTGCCGCAAGCTGCTGGCCTCCATCGCGGAGGACTACAG GAAAAGAGCTCCATATATTGCTTATTTAACGCGCTGTCGCCAAGGCCTGCAGACGACACAGGCGCACCTGGAGAGGCTCTTGCAGAGAGTCCTGCGAGATAAAGAAGTGGCCAACAGATACTTCACCACAGTCTGTGTGAGGCTACTGCTGGagagcaaggaaaagaaaataagggaGTTCATTCAAG ATTTCCAGAAACTGACGGCAGCAGATGATAAGACGGCGCAAGTGGAGGATTTTCTGCAGTTCCTGTACGGGGCCATGGCTCAGGATGCCATCTGGCAGAATGCCAGcgaggagcagctccaggatgcACAATTAGCCATCGAGCGCAGTGTGATGAATCGCATTTTCAAACTGGCCTTCTACCCCAATCAGGATGGAGACATTCTGCGTGACCA gGTCCTTCACGAGCACATACAGAGGTTGTCCAAAGTAGTGACTGCAAACCACAAGGCACTTCAGATACCTGAG GTGTATCTCCGGGAGGCGCCCTGGCCCTCGGCGCAGTCCGAGATCCGCACCATCAGCGCTTACAAAACCCCCCGGGACAAGGTGCAGTGTATCCTGAGGATGTGCTCCACCATCATGAACCTGCTCAGTCTGGCCAACGAGGATTCCGTACCTGGGGCAGATGATTTTATTCCTGTTCTGGTCTTTGTTCTCATAAAG GCAAACCCCCCTTGCCTGCTGTCCACTGTGCAGTACATCAGCAGTTTCTATGCCAACTGCTTGTCTGGAGAGGAGTCGTACTGGTGGATGCAGTTCACGGCAGCCGTGGAGTTCATCAAAACCATCGATGATCGCAAGTAG